One genomic window of Magnolia sinica isolate HGM2019 chromosome 3, MsV1, whole genome shotgun sequence includes the following:
- the LOC131240713 gene encoding fatty acid hydroperoxide lyase, chloroplastic, giving the protein MSSTTTVLPLRNIPGSYGLPLLGSIKDRLDYFWFQGSDSFFRTRKLKYKSTVFRTNMPPSFPFFFDVNPKVVVLTDSKSFATLFDISTVEKKDVLVGDYMPSVNYTGKMRVLAYLDPSEPKHSLVKNFAIDVLKSSSKVWVSELFSNLDTMWSTIESDISNNGSSIFLVPLQKCLFRFLTKSLIGADPAARPEIGDGGFALLDKWLALQLLPTISIGVLQPLEEIFLHSFQYPFALVSGDYKKLYQFVEAEGKEVVEKGRKDYNLTTEEVIHNLLFILGFNAFGGFTIFLPKLISTIGGDKTGLQAKLREEVRKNKEPLGFDALRSLELVQSTVYEVLRLNPPVALQYARARKDFVLSSHDSAYEIRKGELLCGYQPLAMRDEMVFDRPDEFVPDRFTGEKGRKLLDYLFWSNGPQTATPGSSNKQCAAKDYVVATASLLVAWIFTRYDEFKCDDSSSAITSVVKAGEGK; this is encoded by the coding sequence ATGTCGTCGACCACAACAGTTCTACCACTGAGAAACATCCCCGGCAGCTACGGCCTCCCGCTACTCGGATCCATAAAAGATCGGCTCGACTACTTCTGGTTCCAAGGATCCGACTCCTTCTTCCGCACCCGAAAGCTCAAATACAAGAGCACCGTCTTCCGCACAAACATGCCTccctctttccctttcttcttcgATGTAAACCCCAAAGTCGTAGTCCTCACCGACAGTAAGTCCTTCGCAACCCTCTTCGACATCTCCACCGTCGAAAAGAAAGACGTCCTCGTCGGCGATTACATGCCCAGTGTTAATTACACAGGCAAGATGCGCGTCCTGGCCTACCTCGACCCCTCCGAGCCTAAACACTCGCTTGTAAAGAACTTCGCCATTGACGTACTGAAATCGAGCTCCAAGGTCTGGGTATCCGAGCTCTTCAGTAATCTTGATACAATGTGGTCCACCATCGAGAGCGATATCTCCAATAACGGAAGCTCCATCTTCCTTGTACCTCTTCAGAAGTGCCTCTTCAGGTTCCTAACCAAGAGCCTGATCGGAGCGGACCCCGCGGCCCGGCCCGAGATTGGAGACGGTGGTTTTGCCTTGTTAGACAAGTGGCTGGCTCTGCAGCTGCTCCCCACGATTAGTATCGGCGTCCTTCAGCCGCTGGAAGAGATCTTCCTCCATTCCTTTCAGTATCCGTTCGCGCTCGTGAGCGGAGACTATAAGAAGCTCTACCAATTCGTAGAAGCTGAAGGGAAAGAAGTTgtagagaaaggaagaaaagattatAATCTCACCACCGAAGAAGTCATCCACAATCTCCTATTTATACTGGGATTCAACGCGTTTGGAGGATTTACGATTTTCCTCCCAAAGCTGATCTCGACTATAGGAGGGGATAAAACAGGATTGCAGGCGAAGCTGCGAgaggaagtgaggaagaacaAAGAGCCTTTGGGGTTCGATGCGCTCCGGAGTTTGGAGCTGGTACAATCGACGGTGTACGAGGTGCTGCGGCTCAACCCACCGGTCGCGCTACAGTACGCACGGGCTCGGAAGGACTTCGTGCTGAGTTCGCATGACTCGGCGTACGAGATTCGGAAAGGGGAGTTGCTGTGCGGGTACCAGCCGCTGGCGATGAGAGACGAGATGGTGTTCGATCGACCAGACGAGTTTGTACCGGATCGGTTTACGGGGGAGAAGGGAAGGAAGCTGCTGGACTATCTGTTCTGGTCCAACGGACCGCAGACTGCGACGCCGGGCTCGAGTAACAAGCAGTGTGCGGCTAAGGATTATGTGGTGGCGACTGCGAGTCTGCTGGTTGCGTGGATTTTCACGCGGTACGACGAGTTTAAGTGCGATGATTCGTCCAGCGCGATTACCTCGGTCGTGAAGGCTGGAGAAGGTAAGTGA